In Cucurbita pepo subsp. pepo cultivar mu-cu-16 chromosome LG04, ASM280686v2, whole genome shotgun sequence, the following are encoded in one genomic region:
- the LOC111793691 gene encoding homeobox protein knotted-1-like 6, whose amino-acid sequence MADLYGLHPLADYSYESSSAAPLDNLLVPVNYQAYSTASSDYSHPLQVFGSGHVPSVSSGDYDAALVAVVSEEESAGAIREKIASHPLYPRLVDAFVDCQKIGAPPEVANILGRSVRGSDIGERTSSVSTRLGADPELDEFMETYCGILAKYKLDLSLPFVEASSFLNNMETQLNRLCNGTTRGYVSDEAAAGSSEEDVSAGEVELQDSLWANEDRELKDRLLRKYGGYLSSLKQEFSKTKKKVKLPKESRQILLDWWNVHCKWPYPTEMDKIELAESTGLDPKQINNWFINQRKRHWKASENMQFGDVHGVFTADPL is encoded by the exons ATGGCGGATCTTTACGGACTCCATCCTCTCGCGGACTACTCCTACGAGTCCTCTTCAGCGGCTCCGTTGGACAACCTCCTCGTTCCGGTTAATTATCAGGCCTATTCTACTGCTTCTTCAGATTATTCTCATCCGCTTCAGGTTTTTGGATCGGGACACGTACCGTCGGTGTCGTCGGGGGACTACGATGCCGCTTTAGTGGCGGTTGTTTCCGAGGAGGAGTCTGCGGGTGCaattagagagaaaattgcTTCTCATCCTCTTTACCCTAGACTTGTCGATGCGTTTGTTGACTGCCAAAAG ATCGGTGCACCGCCGGAGGTCGCTAATATCCTAGGCAGAAGCGTTCGAGGAAGTGATATCGGCGAAAGAACTTCCAGCGTTTCAACTCGCTTGGGTGCCGATCCCGAGCTCGATGAGTTCATG GAAACATACTGCGGGATACTGGCGAAGTACAAGCTGGATCTCTCCCTGCCCTTTGTTGAAGCATCTTCCTTCCTCAACAACATGGAAACGCAGTTAAACAGGCTATGTAACGGCACCACCAGAGGCTACGTTTCCG ATGAAGCTGCTGCTGGTTCATCAGAAGAGGATGTAAGTGCCGGAGAAGTAGAATTGCAGGACTCTCTGTGGGCGAATGAAGATCGTGAGCTGAAGGATCGACTCCTACGCAAGTATGGTGGTTATCTTAGTAGCTTAAAGcaagaattttcaaaaactaaaaagaaggTAAAACTACCAAAAGAATCCAGACAGATCCTGCTTGACTGGTGGAACGTCCATTGCAAATGGCCTTACCCCACT GAGATGGACAAAATTGAGTTGGCGGAGTCGACAGGGCTTGACCCTAAACAAATTAACAACTGGTTCATAAACCAGAGAAAACGGCATTGGAAAGCATCAGAGAATATGCAATTTGGTGATGTGCATGGGGTGTTTACGGCGGACCCCTTGTGA
- the LOC111793695 gene encoding serine/threonine protein phosphatase 2A 55 kDa regulatory subunit B beta isoform-like → MTVDNILSHASLEWKFSQVFGERVAGEDIQDVDIISAIGFDKSGDNLAIGDRGGRVIIFERNDRKDTSKNIHTRNKLEQLNRTPASHPEYQYKTEFQSHEPEFDYLKSLEIEEKINKVKWCVSPNGSRFILSTNDKTIKLWKVKEHKAKTIKEMNHDQYVSSENALLAEMSFSSEQGKFSLSSGCHRDLSENTAMNKVASKDINDMIPDLDDTSWRRCRKVYGHAHDFNINSISNNSDGETFISADDLRINLWNLEISNQCFNIIDMKPSNMEDLTEIITSAEFHPLHCNLLAYSSSRGFIRLVDMRQSALCDHSAILLRAQELSRPKSFFTEIISSISDIKFSSDGRFIISRDYMNLKLWDIHKGSSPVAVFKVHEHLRPRLCELYDNDSIFDRFECCLSPDGLHFATGSYSNQLRMFSYGYGSAEGITTEAGKTPDRKPNLQTARRARRRSSLSNLTRDFFRHGNEHSSSGSNEASVDLNSKLLHLAWHPTENLIACATGSGLFMYYA, encoded by the exons ATGACTGTAGACAATATCTTGTCCCACGCTTCTCTTGAATGGAAGTTCTCTCAGGTCTTCGGCGAACGAGTTGCCGGAGAGGATATTCAGGATG TTGATATCATATCTGCAATTGGATTCGATAAGAGTGGTGATAACCTTGCCATTGGCGATCGAGGTGGTCgtgttattatatttgaaagaaaCGACAGGAAGGAT ACTTCGAAAAATATCCATACTCGGAATAAGTTGGAGCAGTTGAATCGTACTCCTGCATCTCATCCTGAATACCAATACAAGACTGAATTTCAGAGTCATGAGCCTGAG TTTGATTACTTGAAGAGTTTGGAAATTGAAGAGAAGATTAATAAAGTAAAGTGGTGCGTATCACCCAATGGATCTCGCTTCATCCTTTCAACAAATGACAAAACTATTAAACTATGGAAG GTTAAGGAGCACAAGGCGAAAACCATTAAAGAGATGAACCATGATCAATATGTGAGTTCAGAAAATGCACTTTTGGCAGAGATGAGTTTCTCTAGCGAACAAGGAAAATTCTCTCTTTCCAGTGGCTGCCATCGGGATCTTTCAGAGAATACGGCGATGAATAAGGTAGCGTCTAAAGACATTAATGACATG ATTCCTGATCTAGACGATACTTCTTGGAGAAGATGCCGAAAGGTGTATGGTCATGctcatgattttaatattaactCCATTTCTAACAATAG TGATGGCGAGACGTTTATTTCTGCTGATGACTTGCGAATAAACTTATGGAACCTCGAGATTAGTAATCAGTGTTTCAATATCATTGACATGAAGCCTTCAAACATGGAAGATCTTACGG AGATCATAACGTCGGCTGAATTCCATCCTCTGCACTGTAATCTTCTTGCGTACAGTAGCTCAAGGGGCTTTATTCGTTTAGTGGATATGCGCCAGTCTGCATTATGTGATCATAGTGCAATTCT ATTACGAGCCCAAGAATTGAGTCGaccaaaatcattttttacgGAGatcatttcttccatttcggatataaaattttcaagtgaTGGGCGGTTCATCATTAGTCGGGATTACATGAATTTAAAG CTTTGGGATATCCATAAGGGTTCTTCTCCAGTCGCAGTTTTCAAGGTTCATGAGCACCTGCGACCTAGG TTGTGTGAGCTGTATGATAACGATTCCATATTTGATAGATTTGAATGTTGCCTAAGTCCAGACGGACTTCACTTTGCAACTGGATCTTATAG CAACCAATTACGGATGTTCTCTTATGGCTATGGAAGTGCGGAAGGGATCACTACTGAAGCGGGGAAAACTCCCGATAG gAAGCCAAATCTCCAAACCGCTAGGCGGGCTAGACGACGATCATCCTTAAGCAATTTGACACGTGATTTTTTTCGGCACG GCAATGAACATTCAAGCTCGGGAAGTAATGAAGCTTCTGTTGACCTGAACTCCAAGTTACTACATTTGGCGTGGCATCCAACAGAAAATTTAATCGCCTGTGCTACTGGAAGTGGCCTGTTCATGTATTATGCATAA
- the LOC111793687 gene encoding protein MODIFIER OF SNC1 1-like — protein MTSSMLTGERRWTSTRRGGMTVLGKVAVPKPINLPSQRLENHGLDPNVEIVPKGTLSWGNKSTSSATNAWGSSSVSPNTESASSSPSHLCGRPSSAGGGTRPSTAGSDRSHEPHGNAWGPSSRPSSASGPVTLNHASLASLRPQSAETKSSSSQLSRFAETSENPVAWNSAVTTEKVGTMPCKSDGFSLTSGDFPTLGSEKECVGKGAESQDNMSNGGATMKEMTGTSAMDDPENVTASVYTLRSDNLPHNDEGSRPNAEKWVGHPQPYPGANIPPPRYDGWHGSPVNNPQGGVWYRGPPQGGPPYRTPVAPGNFPMDPFLYYPQIPPGGLPNPHAPHGTGPRGPHPNTGDIYRPPMHDGFIHPGVSIRPGFYPGPVTYEGYYRPPMGYCNSNDRDAPFMGMPAGPSGPSGPAGPAGPAVYNRHLGLGKSASEPASSHGLSSGHGSSGKALVPEQVESDLPCDNQGPYKVLMQQGNLNGKNEEEENRVNPTTTNQLILEKADQQRASPWENDWDHKKEVDARKRTFGVEPFAQASASHKAQSSENIEGKSCGSMRTGDGLLEKSDAAASGFSEVLKSLAPATKDSSLIQKIEGLNAKARASDVRHDDALISSREESNELQSKDKHSDHFFAHEAGVSTVLPQNRDFNEVIDPASCELSLSTGDRNVKLYSGAPVHRRSNRGMQGRNDHHGRGKVNTQEVEGWHKRPILDSPGMIATPQESSVLARDHSALGAIDKAESFPSDSHGDVPAPSVGDSKDSQAQRTKMRELAKQRTKQLQEEEEERTRKQKARALAKLEELNRRTVAGEGPTQWSENASNDAIRNKIEEPRNVGNPRTIDMISGEHNTVSDLHVVANNSESTMGTNKNSPIVSENTSSKNQSSGNKEKVVAPIESRPIEQDAAQNKNVSEVNGGGASLKHKRTGNKQKPNTPSDKTEKLPHLVKESKSQTVVADIHSVVEESSNVTTDPVAESSTPTRKKHNKSGKNKHKVEEASISTSLPQVSKEATPTTEYDKQTASQSVMNPPSDPQLPINRDDNQFNLQQPLLPVVETHGKGNGQWKSQHSRRMPRNAQNKPGEKIHGGDSVVWAPVRSLNKCEVSIEAVQKNEAEAVASSVKIDNQVQNIPKNKRAEREIYVPKPVAKEMAQQGTFHQDFSPMNQAPDDNKADSSSQSSDNTRSSVAASGMGFSTDHRNGDGRHHKQSKAHASWRQRGGATEYGQGLQDQSSYASNAGSYVKKSSEYQVPEKPAGNSTNEFVSQIDEWDPPEGWNDPNYSASTPPVTAVLGRDQGVTGRGKRSQFKGHKGIGNNYDLNERKLRSGDHEKISSESSMPEVDQKDASAAAKESRGVGERSTSHWQPKSRMVQPHNHQGSKARGDQNVDADAAQTNKTGSSLSSHGTKTSDGVTQNHEEGASVGHHGFGGDKKISSRKDRPYSPTQGPIHNEEVAPANSDVRRQQQLPSFYHKGNEINNRFGRGSESRRERNLFQYHKQQQNFPPANRDRQRQNLQYEYQPVGPHNGKPNMDRPKDNTTQHSGSRYIERGQGQSRRDGGNFYKQEGGGPV, from the exons ATGACGTCAAGTATGTTGACTGGAGAACGGAG ATGGACATCAACCAGACGAGGTGGGATGACTGTTTTAGGAAAGGTTGCAGTTCCAAAACCTATAAACTTACCGAGTCAAAG GTTAGAAAATCATGGTTTGGACCCAAATGTGGAAATTGTACCCAA GGGTACACTCAGTTGGGGCAATAAATCAACTTCATCTGCAACAAATGCATGGGGTTCCTCATCAGTTTCTCCAAATACAGAAAGTGCTTCTAGTTCACCAAGCCATCTCTGTGGTCGCCCTTCATCTGCTGGTGGTGGCACTCGTCCATCAACTGCTGGTAGTGACAGGTCCCATGAACCTCATGGTAATGCGTGGGGCCCAAGTTCTAGACCGTCATCTGCCTCTGGGCCTGTGACATTAAATCACGCATCACTCGCATCCTTACGCCCTCAGAGTGCAGAAACTAAGTCTAGTAGTTCACAATTGTCACGATTTGCAGAGACTTCTGAAAATCCAGTGGCTTGGAATTCTGCTGTGACTACAGAGAAAGTG GGAACAATGCCATGTAAGAGTGATGGGTTTTCTTTGACATCTGGAGATTTTCCTACGCTGGGTTCAGAAAAAGAATGTGTAGGAAAGGGTGCCGAGTCACAAG ATAATATGTCCAATGGAGGAGCAACAATGAAAGAGATGACTGGAACTTCGGCAATGG atGATCCTGAAAATGTAACTGCAAGTGTTTATACTTTGAGAAGTGATAATCTTCCACACAACGATGAGGGATCTAGGCCAAATGCAGAGAAATGGGTGGGGCATCCCCAACCTTACCCCGGTGCAAATATTCCTCCCCCACGTTATGATGGCTGGCATGGATCTCCAGTAAACAATCCTCAAGGTGGTGTATGGTATAGAGGTCCTCCACAAGGAGGTCCGCCGTATAGAACTCCAGTTGCTCCTGGTAATTTCCCTATGGATCCATTTCTGTATTATCCTCAGATTCCCCCTGGTGGCCTTCCAAATCCCCACGCTCCTCATGGAACTGGACCCAGGGGTCCCCATCCTAATACTGGAGATATATACAGACCTCCTATGCACGATGGTTTTATTCACCCAGGTGTGTCAATTAGGCCTGGATTTTACCCAGGTCCAGTTACCTATGAGGGGTATTACCGTCCTCCCATGGGCTACTGTAATTCGAATGATAGAGATGCTCCATTTATGGGAATGCCTGCTGGGCCTTCTGGACCTTCTGGGCCTGCTGGTCCTGCTGGTCCTGCTGTTTACAACAGGCACTTGGGCCTGGGCAAAAGTGCCTCTGAGCCTGCAAGTTCCCATGGCTTATCCAGTGGACATGGTTCTAGTGGAAAGGCTTTGGTTCCAGAACAAGTAGAATCTGATCTTCCTTGTGATAATCAAGGACCATACAAGGTTCTGATGCAGCAGGGAAACTTGAATGGTaagaacgaagaagaagaaaatagggTAAACCCAACAACTACTAATCAGTTGATTCTTGAGAAGGCTGACCAACAGAGGGCGTCTCCATGGGAGAATGACTGGGATCATAAAAAGGAAGTTGATGCGAGGAAAAGAACATTTGGGGTGGAACCATTTGCTCAGGCTTCTGCCAGCCATAAAGCTCAATCTTCTGAAAATATTGAAGGGAAGTCCTGTGGAAGCATGAGGACTGGTGATGGTTTACTAGAAAAATCAGATGCTGCTGCTTCTGGTTTCTCTGAAGTTTTGAAATCACTGGCTCCTGCCACAAAAGATTCAAGTCTGATTCAGAAGATAGAGGGACTAAATGCCAAAGCCCGGGCTTCTGATGTGCGACATGATGATGCACTTATTTCCAGCAGGGAGGAGTCAAATGAGCTTCAATCTAAAGATAAGCACTCTGATCATTTTTTTGCCCATGAAGCTGGTGTGAGTACTGTTCTTCCTCAAAATAGGGATTTTAATGAAGTCATAGACCCTGCCTCCTGTGAATTGAGCTTGTCCACTGGTGATAGGAACGTTAAATTATACAGTGGAGCACCCGTTCACAG GAGGTCTAACCGTGGAATGCAAGGGAGAAATGATCACCATGGTCGAGGAAAAGTCAATACGCAAGAGGTTGAAGGGTGGCATAAAAGACCCATATTGGACTCCCCAGGCATGATAGCTACTCCCCAGGAAAGTTCTGTTCTTGCGAGAGACCACAGCGCTTTAGGGGCTATTGATAAGGCGGAGTCATTTCCTTCTGATAGCCATGGAGATGTACCTGCCCCATCCGTAGGTGATTCAAAAGATAGTCAAGCTCAG CGTACAAAGATGAGAGAGCTAGCAAAGCAACGCACCAAACAACtgcaggaggaagaggaggaaagGACTAGAAAACAGAAGGCCAGGGCCTTGGCAAAACTTGAAGAGTTGAACAGGCGTACAGTAGCAGGGGAAGGGCCAACTCAGTGGTCTGAAAATGCATCTAATGATGCCATTAGAAATAAGATAGAAGAACCTCGAAATGTTGGTAACCCAAGAACGATTGATATGATATCTGGAGAGCATAACACAGTTTCTGATCTGCACGTGGTTGCTAACAATAGTGAGTCAACTATGGGCACTAACAAGAATTCTCCCATTGTATCAGAAAATACATCATCGAAGAATCAGAGTAGTGGCAATAAGGAAAAGGTTGTGGCACCTATTGAATCAAGACCTATTGAGCAGGATGCAGCTCAAAATAAGAACGTCTCTGAGGTAAATGGGGGCGGTGCATCCTTGAAGCACAAGCGTACAGGAAATAAACAGAAACCAAATACTCCATCTGACAAGACTGAAAAGCTTCCCCATTTAGTTAAGGAATCGAAAAGTCAGACCGTTGTTGCTGACATTCATTCAGTTGTAGAGGAGTCGAGCAATGTTACTACAGATCCTGTTGCTGAATCTTCGACACCTACAAGAAAGAAACATAACAAGAGTGGGAAGAACAAGCACAAAGTGGAAGAGGCCTCAATATCTACATCATTACCCCAAGTTTCAAAAGAAGCAACTCCTACAACGGAATATGATAAACAAACGGCTTCCCAATCAGTAATGAATCCACCTTCAGATCCACAACTGCCCATTAATAGAGATGATAATCAGTTCAATTTGCAGCAACCTCTGTTGCCAGTTGTAGAGACACATGGCAAAGGTAATGGTCAGTGGAAGTCTCAGCATTCTCGCAGGATGCCGAGAAATGCACAAAATAAACCAGGAGAAAAAATCCACGGCGGTGATTCTGTTGTCTGGGCCCCAGTGCGATCTCTCAACAAATGTGAAGTTTCCATTGAAGCTGTTCAGAAGAATGAAGCTGAGGCTGTTGCTTCATCTGTAAAGATTGATAACCAAGTGCAGAATATACCAAAAAATAAGAGAGCTGAAAGGGAGATATACGTACCGAAGCCAGTAGCCAAAGAAATGGCACAGCAAGGAACCTTCCATCAAGATTTTTCGCCCATGAACCAGGCACCAGATGATAATAAGGCAGATTCGAGTTCTCAAAGCTCTGATAATACTCGATCCAGTGTTGCTGCTTCAGGTATGGGATTTTCCACAGACCACAGAAATGGGGATGGTAGGCACCATAAACAAAGCAAGGCACACGCCTCATGGCGGCAACGGGGAGGAGCAACCGAATATGGGCAGGGTTTACAAGATCAATCATCTTATGCTTCAAATGCTGGTAGTTATGTTAAAAAATCAAGTGAGTATCAAGTACCTGAGAAGCCTGCTGGAAACTCCACCAATGAGTTCGTGAGTCAGATTGATGAGTGGGATCCACCTGAAGGGTGGAATGATCCCAACTACTCCGCCTCTACCCCACCTGTCACTGCTGTCCTTGGAAGAGACCAGGGAGTGACTGGCAGGGGAAAACGATCCCAATTTAAGGGTCACAAGGGTATTGGGAACAATTATGATCTAAATGAAAGGAAACTTAGAAGTGGAGACCACGAAAAAATTTCCTCTGAATCTTCGATGCCTGAAGTGGATCAAAAGGATGCATCAGCTGCTGCTAAAGAAAGTCGGGGTGTCGGGGAACGTTCAACATCTCATTGGCAACCCAAATCACGGATGGTTCAACCCCACAATCATCAAGGTAGCAAGGCTAGAGGTGATCAAAATGTTGATGCTGATGCTGCGCAAACTAATAAAACGGGATCTAGTCTATCTTCACATGGCACAAAGACGAGTGATGGTGTGACCCAAAATCATGAAGAGGGAGCAAGTGTTGGGCATCATGGGTTCGGGGGAGATAAGAAAATTTCTTCCCGTAAAGACCGTCCATACTCCCCAACCCAAGGTCCAATCCATAATGAAGAGGTTGCTCCAGCAAATTCAGATGTGAGACGCCAGCAACAGTTGCCTTCATTTTACCATAAAGGTAATGAGATCAATAACCGATTTGGAAGAGGGTCGGAGTCTCGTCGGGAAAGGAATTTGTTTCAATATCATAAGCAGCAGCAGAATTTTCCACCTGCTAATAGGGACAGGCAAAGACAAAATTTGCAGTACGAGTACCAGCCAGTTGGGCCACACAATGGAAAACCAAACATGGATAGACCTAAGGATAATACCACTCAGCATTCAGGATCAAGGTACATAGAGAGGGGCCAAGGCCAATCCAGAAGAGATGGTGGGAACTTTTACAAGCAGGAAGGTGGAGGACCAGTTTGA